The region AAAGGGAAGCTTATTACCACTAAGAAAGCAACAATGAATCGAACTCACCAAACCATTTTCCTAGATGTACCGTCTTCTAAAAAAGGTATTTACACCGTTAGCTATTCAGTCATTTCTGCGGATAGCCATCCTGTACAAGGAACGTACGTCTTTTCTATAGGAGAAAAAATGGATCAAGCTATTACAAATGACACTAGTAATCAAGGTGAAAATGGCAAGCAGAGCTCTTTTTATAATATAGGATTTTCTATAGTGCAGATATTCTATTATCTGGCTTTATCATGGCTAGTTGGCTTTGTCCTATGGAAATGGTATGTTCCTTATCAATCAGATCAACAAAAACAAAAGTATAAAACGAATGTAAAGTACCTCCAAATTGCCTATATCATTTTTTTACTGATTAGTATAGGAGTCCAAAGTACTGCGCTATTAAAGGGTTCTAACCTTTCGCAAATAAAAATATTTGTCATTCATTCTGCTACTGGTTGGTCGTGGATGACTTGTATCCTTCTTGCGTGTGTAGGATTTCTCTTCCTACTAAAGAATAAGTGGCTTGATTTCATATGGGTATTTTTGCTGTTAGTAGCTACTACGTTAAATGGTCACGCTGTAGCATCGGACGTACCAGTCTATACAATGATTTTAGACTTTATCCATTTAGTTACAGCCTCTTTATGGACAGCTGGGTTAGTTTATCTTTTCATGATTTGGCGTAAGGAGAGAGAACAAGCTCTAGCTTTTCTTCCGATTTTTTCGCGTATAGCCTTTGTGAGTCTTATTCTATTAATCCTTTCGGGTGTTCTTTACACATTAAAGCTTCTTCCAGACATAACAGCACTCTTTAAAACCACATGGGGACTGTTATTGTTAGCTAAAATATTTATGGTCATGTTAGTAGCTGGTGTAGGGATACTCATTAGAGAACATCTCCGAAAGAACGATTCATCAAGCCTTGGAAAGTTTTTGATTTCCGATGTAAGTTTTATGCTGGTTATTGTCCTGATTGTAGGAATGATTACACACTTAAACCCCATTCCACAGAATGAACCCTTGGTATGGAAAGAAAATAAGCAAGACATAGAGTTTCTCGTAAAAACGTCAACCTTATCTCCAGGCAAGGATTCTCTCTGGGTAAAAGCATCTTTACCACAGGATGGATCTTCTATTCAATCGATAGACATTGCACTTTCTCCTAAGAATAAAGGAGAGCTTGCACCAATTGACGTGCCCTTAAAAGTAAATAAAGACGAAAGTCAGGAGAAACAACAATTACAGTATAAGATGTATGAAACAAACAACCTTGTCATTCCTTATGCGGGAAGATGGCAAATTGCCGTACGGCTTGTGACCTCAAACCTAGATGAGGTTGTAATCTATAAAGACATCGTTGTTTATGATGTTAAATAATGATTTTAGAAAGAAGGAAAAGAAATG is a window of Priestia aryabhattai DNA encoding:
- a CDS encoding copper resistance CopC/CopD family protein, producing the protein MLKKIALLLSISFFALGAPLNVSAHAVLLDASPKEGSQLKQMPDKVSLTFNERLGEGVFNLQVRNDKGKLITTKKATMNRTHQTIFLDVPSSKKGIYTVSYSVISADSHPVQGTYVFSIGEKMDQAITNDTSNQGENGKQSSFYNIGFSIVQIFYYLALSWLVGFVLWKWYVPYQSDQQKQKYKTNVKYLQIAYIIFLLISIGVQSTALLKGSNLSQIKIFVIHSATGWSWMTCILLACVGFLFLLKNKWLDFIWVFLLLVATTLNGHAVASDVPVYTMILDFIHLVTASLWTAGLVYLFMIWRKEREQALAFLPIFSRIAFVSLILLILSGVLYTLKLLPDITALFKTTWGLLLLAKIFMVMLVAGVGILIREHLRKNDSSSLGKFLISDVSFMLVIVLIVGMITHLNPIPQNEPLVWKENKQDIEFLVKTSTLSPGKDSLWVKASLPQDGSSIQSIDIALSPKNKGELAPIDVPLKVNKDESQEKQQLQYKMYETNNLVIPYAGRWQIAVRLVTSNLDEVVIYKDIVVYDVK